The following coding sequences lie in one Fusibacter sp. A1 genomic window:
- a CDS encoding (2Fe-2S)-binding protein: MEVTLIINGDRFSFSATPDEILLDTLRKLGYKSVKRGCDSTSCGVCQILVDGKLVPSCGFLTVRANHKLITTIEGVQEQVREIANYITAEGVEQCGFCSPGHMMSLIALFKEIEHPTMEQVKHYLAGNMCRCSGYEGQHRALANYLEVNNR, translated from the coding sequence ATGGAAGTGACCTTAATCATCAATGGCGACCGGTTTTCCTTTTCGGCGACTCCGGACGAAATCTTACTCGATACACTTAGAAAACTAGGCTATAAGAGCGTAAAACGCGGGTGCGACAGCACAAGCTGCGGAGTATGCCAAATTCTTGTCGACGGCAAACTGGTTCCTTCTTGCGGATTCCTCACAGTCAGGGCCAACCATAAGTTGATCACTACAATTGAGGGAGTGCAGGAACAAGTACGTGAAATAGCCAACTACATAACAGCCGAAGGAGTCGAGCAGTGTGGTTTTTGCTCTCCAGGACATATGATGAGTCTGATCGCCTTATTCAAAGAGATTGAACATCCTACGATGGAGCAAGTCAAACACTATCTGGCCGGTAACATGTGTAGGTGCTCCGGATATGAAGGCCAGCACCGCGCACTTGCCAACTACTTGGAGGTGAACAACCGATGA
- a CDS encoding xanthine dehydrogenase family protein molybdopterin-binding subunit codes for MSIKTSIPKVDGMGLVLGKPAYTDDLAPRDALIVKVLRSPHAHAKITSIDVSSALAIPEIKCVLTHENVPDHVFSRAGQGFPEPSPYDARILNKTVRYIGDAVAVIAGATEKVVDLAMSKIKVSYEVLPAIIDFEEAMDHKVLIHANDETSSMFPIGHDAKRNLAAQYEMKIGDMGQTLDSCDVVIKERYFTQAQAHAMTEPHSAVAYYDFQDRLTIISATQTPFHVRRILAKNLNIPLSTIRVIKPRIGGGYGGKQAIHGEFFVALVTQMTKRPAKLIYTRKEVFTASYTRHQMRIDITLGAMNDGTLKAIDVDILSNTGAYGEHALTVLMVAGSKTLPLYNHVDAVGFRGDVVYTNLTPAGAFRGYGAIQGNFALESIMDELADKLKLDPIELRRKNMIHEGETSKIFEVMGEGTEGTAMTVESCKLEECLDSVLTTLDWQKKYPRTQVDEHTVRGVGLALAMQGSGIPYIDMASAILKLNDDGFFNLLIGATDLGTGSDTILSQIAAETLGVPDDKIIVYSSDTDLTPFDTGAYASSTTYISGHSVRIAAERMREAIVEKANRFFKVTDAQFDGENITAADTVISLKEFATTLYYSQQQEQLVAHGSYVGTKSPPPYMVGACEVEVDKRTGRIKVLEYHGAVDCGTPINPNLARIQVEGALLQGIGMTLYEEVNYLENGSVFNNSFMRYKVPTRMDVGPMHVSFEESYEPSGPYGAKSVGEIGIDTPPAAIANAIFNATGVRIRSLPITSESLWNALNQK; via the coding sequence ATGAGCATCAAAACCTCGATTCCCAAAGTGGACGGCATGGGGCTTGTGCTTGGAAAACCAGCCTACACGGACGACTTGGCGCCAAGGGATGCGCTAATCGTCAAGGTCTTAAGATCACCACATGCCCATGCAAAAATCACATCGATAGATGTGAGTTCGGCGCTTGCGATCCCTGAAATAAAATGTGTTCTGACCCATGAGAATGTACCGGATCACGTGTTTTCAAGAGCTGGACAAGGGTTCCCGGAACCTTCGCCATACGATGCAAGAATCTTAAACAAGACCGTCAGGTATATCGGAGACGCGGTGGCAGTCATCGCAGGTGCCACTGAAAAAGTAGTGGACCTTGCGATGTCAAAGATCAAAGTCAGCTATGAAGTGCTACCAGCCATTATCGACTTTGAAGAAGCGATGGACCACAAGGTGCTGATCCACGCAAATGATGAGACGTCCAGCATGTTTCCGATTGGTCATGATGCCAAAAGAAATCTTGCGGCACAGTACGAAATGAAAATCGGTGATATGGGCCAAACCCTCGATTCGTGCGATGTGGTCATTAAAGAGCGCTATTTCACACAGGCTCAGGCACATGCCATGACAGAGCCCCACAGCGCTGTCGCCTACTACGATTTTCAGGACAGGCTCACCATCATCTCAGCGACACAGACTCCTTTTCACGTACGGAGGATACTGGCCAAGAACTTGAATATCCCCTTGTCGACGATTCGTGTGATAAAACCCAGAATCGGTGGAGGTTACGGAGGCAAACAGGCGATTCACGGTGAGTTTTTTGTAGCGCTTGTCACGCAGATGACCAAGCGCCCAGCCAAGCTTATCTATACAAGAAAAGAAGTCTTCACCGCGTCCTATACAAGACACCAGATGCGCATCGATATCACCCTTGGCGCCATGAACGACGGTACGCTAAAGGCGATCGACGTCGACATCCTGTCCAACACGGGAGCCTATGGAGAGCATGCGCTCACGGTACTCATGGTGGCAGGCTCGAAGACCCTCCCGCTCTATAACCATGTGGACGCTGTCGGGTTCAGAGGTGATGTGGTTTACACCAATCTGACACCAGCTGGTGCATTTAGGGGCTACGGAGCAATCCAGGGCAATTTCGCACTTGAATCCATCATGGACGAGCTGGCCGATAAACTTAAGCTTGATCCGATTGAACTAAGAAGAAAAAACATGATCCATGAAGGGGAGACCTCAAAAATATTCGAAGTAATGGGCGAGGGCACAGAAGGTACTGCCATGACTGTCGAATCATGCAAGCTGGAAGAGTGCCTCGACAGCGTGCTAACTACCCTGGACTGGCAAAAGAAATACCCCAGAACCCAGGTGGATGAACATACCGTAAGGGGAGTGGGGCTGGCGCTTGCGATGCAGGGGTCGGGTATTCCCTACATCGATATGGCTTCTGCCATCCTTAAGCTCAACGATGACGGATTCTTCAACCTGCTCATAGGTGCCACCGATCTTGGAACGGGATCTGACACCATACTTTCGCAAATCGCTGCTGAAACCCTTGGTGTGCCTGATGATAAGATCATCGTCTACTCGTCCGATACCGATCTTACTCCTTTTGATACTGGAGCTTACGCCTCGAGCACGACTTATATATCAGGACATAGTGTGAGGATTGCCGCTGAAAGAATGAGAGAAGCGATCGTTGAAAAGGCGAATCGATTCTTTAAGGTCACGGATGCCCAGTTTGATGGAGAGAACATCACAGCTGCAGATACGGTCATCTCCCTTAAGGAATTCGCGACAACACTCTATTATTCCCAGCAGCAGGAACAGTTGGTCGCCCACGGATCCTACGTGGGAACAAAGTCGCCACCGCCTTATATGGTGGGAGCCTGCGAAGTGGAGGTCGACAAACGAACAGGCAGAATAAAGGTGCTTGAATACCATGGCGCCGTAGATTGCGGTACGCCGATCAATCCGAATCTTGCGCGCATTCAAGTCGAAGGAGCCCTGCTTCAGGGAATCGGCATGACCCTATATGAAGAAGTGAACTACCTTGAAAACGGAAGCGTCTTCAACAACTCCTTCATGCGTTACAAGGTTCCGACCAGGATGGACGTCGGGCCGATGCATGTCAGCTTTGAAGAAAGCTATGAGCCAAGTGGACCCTACGGTGCAAAATCGGTAGGCGAAATAGGAATCGACACACCGCCTGCAGCCATTGCAAACGCGATTTTCAATGCGACGGGTGTACGGATACGCTCTCTGCCGATCACCAGTGAGTCCCTGTGGAACGCACTTAATCAAAAATAA
- a CDS encoding response regulator transcription factor translates to MKYKLLVCDDDKDIVDAICIYLKHEGIDAYKAYNGKQAVEILDENEVHLVMMDIMMPEQDGLTTVAKMRETSNVPIIFLSAKSENTDKIIGLNFGADDYITKPYNPLEMVARVKAQLRRYTQLGNRTVEEHILKTGGLEMDTHMKIVTVDGAVISVTATEWKILSVLMNHLGRVFSIDELYERAWNDVAVAANNAVAVHIRRIREKIEIDPKNPKYLKVVWGIGYKIEKYDV, encoded by the coding sequence ATGAAGTATAAACTATTAGTGTGCGATGATGACAAGGATATCGTGGATGCCATATGTATCTACCTAAAGCATGAAGGCATCGACGCCTATAAGGCATATAACGGCAAGCAGGCAGTGGAGATACTTGATGAAAACGAGGTTCACCTTGTCATGATGGATATCATGATGCCAGAACAGGACGGACTTACAACGGTTGCAAAGATGCGTGAGACAAGCAATGTGCCAATCATCTTCCTATCTGCTAAGTCGGAAAACACGGACAAGATCATCGGACTCAACTTTGGAGCGGACGACTATATCACAAAGCCGTACAATCCGCTTGAAATGGTCGCGAGGGTCAAGGCGCAGCTAAGAAGATACACTCAGCTTGGAAACAGGACTGTAGAGGAACATATCCTAAAAACAGGCGGGCTCGAAATGGATACCCATATGAAGATTGTGACAGTCGATGGTGCGGTGATTTCTGTAACGGCCACAGAATGGAAGATCTTATCAGTTTTGATGAACCATCTAGGTAGGGTGTTTTCAATCGATGAGCTTTATGAAAGAGCTTGGAACGATGTGGCAGTCGCTGCAAACAACGCGGTGGCTGTGCATATACGAAGGATCAGGGAAAAGATCGAAATAGATCCCAAAAATCCAAAATACTTGAAGGTGGTGTGGGGAATTGGTTATAAAATTGAAAAATATGATGTATAA
- a CDS encoding HAMP domain-containing sensor histidine kinase yields MVIKLKNMMYKTSVKLAVVMIMIAVTFAVVMDTGRSLVMNLDNLFSNTLIEVNEFRSTYFSLFNDLLQTLEYDRERLKGADVSTSFRYTVVDASGKKITGNEPYGSDLDTYYSGEFALLVSEEEMTYSDYDAVGTYYHFGNWDNQLRATTLDWKIERPVKIYMKVSPISDKGEIGRIYRQFTYFKARQTSVIANLIAYVLIWFLSLAFLNVVAGQKHPHGEVESKGLDRVPFEWLTILFGTLSITPLVFIVNLIEVESFPLVAVAVVFSMLMFVIFELSLARRIKSRTFWRSWFIYWLFKKVFNLFDRMTWKRIFKPSWIFYLNGLLMINILAAYLLVTEDVGVLAMFLTLTLNTIATVKLYQHLESVKIIDQFIENQSFGNLEEQITVGDIKATFLPIAQRLNTLNEGMKLSVEKAVKSEKLKTELITNVTHDLKNPLTSIVAYTDLLAKEDLDNETAGKYVGILQDKAQRLNHLINQLVEASKVNSGHIEVNETTLDLLELVHQVSGEYEEQAHAAGIDLIVNTTLSSASITSDPVLLHRIFDNLLSNITKYTMQGTRVYINLKKENHLFEVELKNISKEPLNMPVEELLQRFTRGEEARSTAGNGLGLSIAMSLSKVLQADMRLSIDGDMFKVVLNLA; encoded by the coding sequence TTGGTTATAAAATTGAAAAATATGATGTATAAGACTTCTGTAAAACTAGCGGTAGTTATGATCATGATCGCTGTTACCTTTGCAGTGGTAATGGATACAGGCAGATCGCTTGTGATGAACTTGGATAATCTTTTTAGCAACACCCTCATTGAAGTGAATGAGTTTAGAAGTACCTATTTCAGTCTTTTCAATGATCTTTTGCAGACACTTGAATATGATCGTGAGCGACTTAAAGGAGCAGATGTCTCAACATCGTTCAGATATACGGTTGTTGATGCAAGTGGCAAAAAAATCACGGGCAACGAACCCTATGGATCAGATCTGGACACCTATTATTCCGGCGAGTTCGCGCTACTTGTAAGCGAAGAGGAGATGACCTATTCCGACTATGATGCAGTTGGCACATACTATCACTTCGGAAACTGGGACAATCAATTAAGAGCGACTACGTTGGACTGGAAGATTGAAAGACCTGTAAAGATCTATATGAAGGTCTCGCCCATTAGTGATAAAGGCGAAATCGGGCGGATATATCGGCAGTTTACCTATTTCAAAGCAAGGCAAACCTCAGTCATAGCAAATTTGATTGCATATGTTCTGATATGGTTCTTATCGCTTGCTTTTCTCAATGTGGTCGCCGGTCAAAAGCATCCTCACGGTGAAGTTGAGTCAAAAGGTCTTGACAGGGTCCCTTTTGAATGGTTGACTATTCTATTCGGCACGCTTTCAATCACTCCGCTTGTTTTCATCGTCAATTTGATCGAAGTGGAGAGTTTTCCTCTGGTAGCGGTTGCGGTCGTCTTTTCGATGCTTATGTTCGTCATTTTTGAATTGTCACTGGCAAGGCGAATCAAATCACGTACGTTTTGGAGGAGCTGGTTTATCTACTGGCTGTTTAAAAAGGTGTTCAACCTATTCGATCGAATGACTTGGAAACGTATTTTTAAACCTTCGTGGATCTTTTATCTTAACGGGCTCCTGATGATCAATATCCTAGCCGCCTATCTTCTGGTCACAGAAGATGTCGGGGTCCTAGCGATGTTTCTGACTCTGACGCTCAATACGATAGCCACAGTAAAACTATACCAGCATCTGGAATCTGTAAAAATCATCGATCAGTTCATTGAGAATCAGTCCTTTGGCAATCTGGAAGAGCAGATCACAGTTGGAGACATCAAAGCTACTTTTCTTCCTATCGCCCAGAGGTTGAACACGCTTAATGAAGGCATGAAGCTGTCTGTGGAAAAAGCGGTTAAAAGTGAAAAGTTGAAAACCGAATTGATCACAAACGTGACGCACGACCTCAAGAATCCTCTGACCTCGATTGTCGCCTATACGGACCTGCTTGCTAAGGAAGACCTCGACAACGAAACAGCAGGAAAATACGTCGGAATCCTACAGGATAAGGCCCAACGACTAAACCACCTGATCAATCAGCTTGTCGAAGCGTCAAAAGTCAATAGTGGACATATCGAGGTAAATGAGACGACACTTGATTTGCTCGAACTGGTCCACCAAGTAAGCGGCGAATACGAAGAACAAGCGCACGCTGCAGGTATTGATCTAATCGTCAACACTACGCTTTCTTCTGCGAGCATTACCTCAGACCCTGTGCTGCTTCATAGGATATTTGACAACTTGCTATCCAACATCACCAAGTACACCATGCAGGGAACCCGTGTCTATATCAACCTGAAAAAGGAAAACCATCTTTTTGAAGTAGAACTGAAAAACATTTCCAAAGAACCGCTCAACATGCCTGTAGAGGAACTGCTTCAAAGATTTACAAGAGGTGAAGAAGCAAGGTCGACAGCTGGAAACGGCTTGGGACTTTCGATTGCGATGAGTCTTTCAAAAGTACTTCAGGCGGATATGAGGTTAAGTATCGATGGAGATATGTTCAAGGTGGTTTTGAATCTCGCATAA
- the thrC gene encoding threonine synthase: MIHLTCVSCSRTYKKEKNRYFCDNCGSIFGTLVVKYDYDKIRPMLASFSKTAPMYQFEMLLPVKNYSSVADAVGGTPLLEFDNLLGMDKLYVKNDGMNLSASLKDRASLIAVNLAVEEGYETIFCASTGNAASSLALISASSPLKTVIFVPEKMPAGKLAQLKVAGVKINRISGTYDDAFDQSMTLGFSKHWYCRNSAVNPYLLEGKKTAAYEILVQLDYQVPDYVLVSVGDGTVISAIIKGFEEFKILGLVDKVPTVIGVQAEGASTLKHVFQKGKPYTPIREVVDTIADSISVGYPRDVIKACQFLNRNGGDMISVHDEEIVEAIRDLASMTGVFAEPAGATPLAGLKNMLRSGKIKPHNKVVILVTGNGLKDISAIGG; this comes from the coding sequence GTGATCCATCTAACCTGTGTAAGCTGCAGTAGAACCTACAAAAAAGAGAAGAACCGCTATTTTTGCGACAATTGCGGTTCGATTTTCGGAACCCTCGTAGTGAAGTACGATTACGACAAGATAAGGCCCATGCTGGCATCCTTTTCAAAAACCGCACCCATGTACCAGTTTGAGATGCTTCTTCCTGTTAAAAACTATTCTTCTGTTGCTGATGCCGTCGGTGGAACGCCCTTACTCGAGTTCGACAACTTACTCGGTATGGACAAGCTTTATGTCAAAAACGATGGGATGAACCTTTCGGCATCCTTGAAGGACAGGGCGAGTCTCATTGCAGTGAACCTTGCTGTGGAAGAAGGATATGAGACGATATTTTGCGCTTCAACAGGAAACGCCGCCTCATCGCTTGCACTTATCAGCGCAAGCAGTCCGCTGAAAACCGTCATCTTCGTACCTGAAAAAATGCCCGCGGGAAAACTCGCCCAGCTGAAGGTCGCAGGTGTCAAGATCAACAGGATCAGCGGAACCTATGACGATGCCTTTGACCAGTCCATGACGCTTGGGTTCAGCAAACACTGGTACTGCAGAAATTCAGCGGTCAATCCTTATTTGCTTGAGGGTAAAAAGACCGCAGCGTATGAAATTCTCGTACAACTTGATTATCAGGTCCCTGACTATGTATTGGTAAGCGTAGGTGATGGAACTGTGATCAGCGCGATCATCAAGGGATTTGAAGAATTCAAGATTCTAGGACTTGTCGATAAGGTTCCTACTGTCATCGGAGTGCAAGCTGAGGGGGCGTCGACACTGAAGCATGTATTCCAAAAAGGCAAACCCTATACACCGATAAGAGAGGTAGTGGATACCATCGCAGACAGCATCAGTGTAGGGTATCCGCGCGATGTCATCAAGGCCTGTCAGTTTCTTAATAGGAACGGCGGAGACATGATCTCTGTCCATGACGAGGAAATCGTCGAAGCGATCAGGGATCTTGCATCCATGACCGGTGTTTTTGCAGAACCGGCGGGTGCCACGCCGCTTGCTGGCCTAAAGAATATGCTAAGGTCAGGTAAGATCAAACCGCATAATAAGGTAGTGATCCTTGTCACCGGCAACGGCCTTAAAGACATTTCTGCAATAGGAGGTTAA
- a CDS encoding xanthine dehydrogenase family protein subunit M, translating to MKIKEYVKPIDVAAAYELLISQKNSTLIAGGVFLRLQHRSLPLAIDLQDLGLNKIILSENEITIGAMVTLHEIENNKDIPRALRQSTMQIAGVAVRNMATIGGSVMGRYPFSDILTALLALGAVLRFHRKGDIRIEDFISHGLEEADILLSVGIPLKVKSVFSAFKPVYTDFSLVNCSIAKEYYYTIAFGATPYRAASLVCVDLPSVDLILEHFRFGSDQRAGGVYRHALAKSLLEDALKEVSRWK from the coding sequence GTGAAAATCAAAGAGTATGTCAAACCGATTGACGTTGCTGCCGCATACGAGCTGCTGATCAGTCAAAAAAACTCGACCTTGATCGCCGGGGGTGTGTTCCTAAGACTACAGCACAGAAGCCTCCCACTTGCGATCGATCTGCAGGATCTGGGTCTAAACAAGATTATCCTAAGCGAAAATGAAATAACCATAGGAGCGATGGTGACCTTGCATGAGATCGAAAACAATAAGGATATCCCACGTGCGCTACGGCAAAGTACGATGCAGATTGCAGGTGTCGCCGTAAGAAATATGGCTACGATAGGCGGCAGTGTCATGGGAAGGTATCCCTTCTCAGATATCCTCACAGCCCTACTGGCGCTTGGAGCGGTGCTTAGGTTTCATCGAAAAGGCGACATCAGGATCGAGGACTTTATCAGTCACGGGCTAGAGGAAGCAGACATCCTGTTGAGTGTGGGTATTCCCTTAAAGGTGAAAAGCGTGTTTAGCGCATTTAAGCCTGTCTATACGGATTTTTCACTGGTCAACTGCTCGATTGCCAAAGAATATTACTATACGATAGCTTTCGGTGCCACCCCCTACAGGGCAGCTTCACTCGTCTGTGTCGACTTACCTTCTGTCGATCTCATTTTGGAGCACTTCAGATTTGGGTCGGATCAGAGAGCTGGCGGTGTTTACAGGCATGCGCTTGCCAAATCGCTATTAGAAGATGCGCTTAAGGAGGTAAGTAGATGGAAGTGA